A window from Drosophila yakuba strain Tai18E2 chromosome 3L, Prin_Dyak_Tai18E2_2.1, whole genome shotgun sequence encodes these proteins:
- the LOC26535867 gene encoding LOW QUALITY PROTEIN: uncharacterized protein LOC26535867 (The sequence of the model RefSeq protein was modified relative to this genomic sequence to represent the inferred CDS: inserted 2 bases in 1 codon; deleted 2 bases in 1 codon), whose protein sequence is MRCLRLSKTKNQPQSNEPATAETFQRQSTNSGNTVNSRPHHHPFTITIAIANRTRTMDQLKLRPCNCLTAHPPTVGVWVDCGRICTLRLASFQKGLSEKGCPRTPIPIEGSWSKRFRHFLFVSAGILWPRHGHLPHPHAFPQWKVQFSQSLLIFSXLCGCFVCCTIRCCCCWPSRKSVKS, encoded by the exons ATGCGATGCCTGCGTTtatccaaaaccaaaaaccagcCGCAGAGCAACGAACCAGCGACCGCCGAAACATTTCAAAGACAATCCACCAACAGCGGCAACACCGTCAACAGTCGGCCACACCACCATCCATTCACCATtaccatcgccatcgccaacAGGACGAGGACAATGGATCAACTCAAACTCAGACCTTGTAACTGCCTGACCGCACATCCACCGACAGTGGGGGTGTGGGTGGATTGTGG CAGAATA TGCACCCTTCGTCTTGCCAGTTTTCAAAAAGGGTTGTCCGAAAAGGGTTGCCCCCGCACCCCAATACCTATTGAAGGCTCGTGGAGCAAACGGTTTCGgcatttcctttttgtttCCGCCGGCATCCTTTGGCCAAGACACGGACACCTT CCCCATCCCCATGCGTTTCCACAATGGAAAGTACAATTTTCGCAATCTTTGCTTATCTTTTC TCTCTGCGGCTGCTTCGTTTGCTGCACGattcgttgttgctgctgttggccatCCAGAAAATCGGTAAAAAGCTAA